One genomic window of Tenacibaculum tangerinum includes the following:
- the rplD gene encoding 50S ribosomal protein L4: MKVAVLDITGKDTGRKVELSSEVFGIEPNDHAIYLDVKQYLANQRQGTHKSKERAEIAGSTRKIKKQKGTGTARAGSIKSGVFRGGGRMFGPRPRNYSFKLNKNLKRLARKSALSMQAKDNNLVVVEDFNFEAPKTKEFINVLKALELDTKKSLFVLGEESKNVYLSSRNLKGSKVVDASGINTYSVLNANKVVISESSLEGIESNLSK, encoded by the coding sequence ATGAAAGTAGCAGTATTAGATATTACAGGAAAAGATACTGGTAGAAAAGTTGAACTTTCTAGCGAGGTATTCGGAATTGAGCCAAATGATCACGCAATTTATTTAGATGTAAAGCAGTATTTGGCAAATCAAAGACAAGGTACTCATAAATCGAAAGAAAGAGCTGAGATTGCTGGTAGTACAAGAAAGATAAAAAAACAAAAAGGAACAGGTACTGCACGTGCAGGTAGTATCAAGTCTGGTGTTTTTAGAGGTGGAGGACGTATGTTCGGTCCAAGACCAAGAAACTATTCTTTTAAGTTAAATAAAAACTTAAAGCGTTTAGCACGTAAGTCGGCTTTAAGTATGCAAGCAAAAGATAATAATTTAGTAGTGGTAGAAGACTTTAATTTTGAAGCACCAAAAACTAAAGAATTTATCAATGTATTAAAAGCTTTAGAATTAGACACTAAAAAGTCTTTATTCGTATTAGGTGAAGAAAGTAAAAATGTTTACTTATCATCTCGTAACTTAAAAGGTTCTAAAGTAGTAGATGCTTCAGGAATTAACACATACAGCGTTTTAAATGCTAACAAAGTAGTTATTTCTGAAAGCTCTCTAGAAGGAATTGAGTCTAATTTAAGTAAATAG
- the rplW gene encoding 50S ribosomal protein L23: MSILIKPIITEKATNDSELNNRYAFVVNKKANKLEIKGAVEAAYGVAIESVKTMNYPAQRKTKYTKKGLVTGLTSGYKKAIVQLAEGETIDFYNNL; this comes from the coding sequence ATGAGTATTTTAATTAAACCTATTATTACAGAAAAAGCTACAAATGATAGCGAGTTAAACAACCGTTATGCATTTGTTGTAAACAAAAAAGCTAACAAATTAGAGATCAAAGGAGCTGTTGAAGCTGCTTACGGTGTAGCGATTGAATCTGTAAAAACAATGAATTATCCAGCACAAAGAAAAACTAAATACACCAAAAAAGGTTTAGTAACTGGATTAACAAGTGGATACAAGAAAGCGATCGTTCAGTTAGCTGAAGGAGAAACTATTGATTTTTATAACAATCTTTAA
- the rplB gene encoding 50S ribosomal protein L2 has translation MSVRKLKPITPGQRFRVVNGFDTITTDKPEKSLLASKKRSGGRNNQGRMTTRNIGGGHKQKYRIIDFKRDKQGVPATVKTIEYDPNRTAFIALVSYADGEKRYVIAQNGLKVGQTIISGKEASPEVGNAMSLSQIPLGTTISCIELHPGQGAVMARSAGAFAQLVAKEGKYATVKLPSGETRLILLTCMATIGVVSNSDHQLLVSGKAGRSRWLGRRPRTNAVRMNPVDHPMGGGEGRSSGGHPRSRNGIPAKGYKTRSKTKASNKYIVERRKK, from the coding sequence ATGTCAGTTAGAAAATTAAAACCAATAACACCAGGTCAGCGTTTTAGAGTTGTAAATGGGTTCGACACCATTACTACTGATAAGCCGGAGAAATCTTTATTAGCTTCGAAAAAACGATCTGGAGGTCGAAACAACCAGGGTAGAATGACTACACGTAACATTGGTGGAGGTCATAAACAAAAATACCGTATTATCGATTTTAAAAGAGATAAGCAAGGTGTTCCTGCAACAGTAAAAACTATCGAGTACGATCCAAATCGTACTGCATTTATTGCTTTAGTTAGTTATGCTGATGGTGAAAAGCGTTATGTGATAGCACAAAACGGATTAAAAGTAGGGCAAACAATCATTTCAGGAAAGGAAGCAAGTCCAGAAGTTGGAAATGCAATGAGCTTAAGTCAAATTCCTTTAGGTACTACAATTTCTTGTATTGAATTACACCCAGGTCAAGGAGCTGTGATGGCTCGTTCTGCTGGAGCTTTTGCTCAGTTAGTTGCAAAAGAAGGTAAATATGCAACAGTTAAATTACCTTCTGGAGAAACAAGATTGATCTTATTAACTTGTATGGCTACTATTGGAGTAGTGTCTAACTCAGACCACCAATTATTAGTTTCAGGTAAAGCAGGTAGAAGTAGATGGTTAGGAAGAAGACCAAGAACAAATGCAGTAAGAATGAACCCAGTTGATCACCCAATGGGAGGTGGTGAAGGACGTTCTTCTGGAGGGCATCCAAGATCTAGAAACGGTATTCCTGCGAAAGGATATAAGACTAGATCA